From the Acidobacteriota bacterium genome, one window contains:
- a CDS encoding DNA-binding domain-containing protein, with product MAPDLGNTQKWMQAVILHPGSDRQAVASAEARKLVPPSRFTGLIRPSRTLDSFDRIGIYRGMYLARLQEALEADFPGLAHFLGPKRFSDLVRGYVDRYPSQSYTLNRLGDHLPEFIRSSPGMVRKDFLYELARFELLMSRLFDAEESPVLTPEAIAEVPPECWETARLKPVAALSVQELRYPVGAYLEAVRQGKPRPATRRKNHWAVVYRSQFALRWLDLSRPAYRLLKALVNGVPLGEALSGVLRRGGQPVGEVQLFSWFRGWVTEGLFQAVELEDPA from the coding sequence TGGCACCTGATCTGGGCAATACCCAGAAATGGATGCAGGCGGTCATCCTGCATCCGGGCTCCGACCGGCAGGCGGTGGCTTCCGCCGAAGCCCGAAAATTGGTGCCGCCGAGCCGGTTTACGGGTCTGATACGGCCATCCCGCACACTCGATTCCTTCGACCGAATCGGCATCTACCGCGGCATGTACCTGGCCCGCTTGCAGGAAGCCCTGGAGGCCGATTTTCCCGGGCTGGCGCATTTTCTGGGTCCGAAGCGCTTCTCCGACCTGGTCAGGGGCTATGTCGACCGCTATCCCTCCCAAAGCTATACCTTGAATCGTCTGGGAGATCATCTCCCCGAATTCATCCGGAGCAGTCCCGGGATGGTGCGGAAGGACTTCCTCTACGAGCTGGCTCGCTTTGAACTGCTGATGAGCCGGCTGTTCGACGCCGAGGAATCGCCGGTTCTCACCCCCGAGGCCATTGCCGAGGTACCCCCCGAATGCTGGGAGACCGCCCGTCTCAAACCTGTCGCTGCCCTCTCGGTGCAGGAGCTTCGCTACCCCGTGGGGGCCTATCTGGAGGCGGTGCGCCAGGGCAAACCACGGCCCGCCACCCGGCGCAAAAACCACTGGGCGGTGGTCTATCGAAGCCAATTCGCCCTACGCTGGCTGGATCTGTCCCGTCCCGCCTACCGGCTTCTGAAAGCTCTTGTCAACGGAGTGCCGCTCGGAGAGGCACTGAGCGGGGTCTTGAGACGTGGGGGCCAGCCGGTCGGAGAGGTACAGCTCTTTTCCTGGTTCCGCGGCTGGGTGACCGAAGGACTGTTTCAGGCGGTTGAGCTGGAAGACCCGGCATGA